The Branchiostoma lanceolatum isolate klBraLanc5 chromosome 1, klBraLanc5.hap2, whole genome shotgun sequence genomic sequence cgcgaaatcaaatccccgcgaacatgtctgcattgaGTATAACTAGGATGTAGTATCAGCAAAAGCAAAATTCCAACTGGAAACAAGTTGGCGCCGGCAAAACAtcaaaatccaacatggcggattgCTTTCATCGTACAAATTGTACATATTCCCAGTGCAATTTTGTATACTGAGTTACACTGTAGCTTTATAACAGTAGAGGATTGCAACGTTCCCTTGACCAAAAATAATGTGTCCTTTTTATCTCATTTCGTAGGGAATCGTGGAATGCAGTTCGAGCAGTGGAACAACACACATGTGTTATGGCACAACATTGCAGGTGTAACGGACTATACCTCCTCCATGAGCGGCTATTGGACCAAGTGGATCTCCAACTTTGAATTTTATGATACGCACAACCAGAATAAGTAAGTCTTATAAACAAGCGATGATCAATTTCTTTGTAATTTTGTCAAACACTTGAATGGACTGAGTTTATAATGATGTCGATGGCACCTCATCAAAAATTCAATAATGaaggaaaatatcaaataaaacatttaagAACAGTTAAACTTACGCTAGCAATTATATCTCATTTCTGTTGGCCCAGGATTCATATGCCTACCTTGTTTGAGTACCATGATACTGaatgatgtttgttttggtttgtttcAATGTGTCTAGTTTTGTGACCAGAGCTTCGGGTTATTTCGTCCCACCGGAGGACGGCTGGTACCAGTTCTACATCCGCAGTGACGACGAGAGCATACTGTACATGAGCAACGACGCAATCAAGGAAAACAAAGTCAGTAATTTTAGATCGCGCTTTACCTGACATTAGGAAAGGACAAAGCAATAGCTACTCATCTAGTAATGACAATACAACAActtttacgtttgggactgcattgttagcagtgacacctagctgcagtgcaccGGTATGGTACCGGGCAgtgttgccctgaggaaggtgaccaGACGGTTACCGCAAAACGCCAGCTGTTGATTGTACATTTGtttatatagagagagagatccTGGAAATACAACAGACAGGGAATATCTCCAGGATCAATTGTTTTCTCCTGTCATCCTTCAGTCTCAAAATGCTAACGTCGAGAGCAACTTGGAATGACACAAACTTCAGAAAAATAGAGACAGATTGAATATATTTGAGAAAATATGTGTTTATTGCTGTTATGTGTACCAATTATATTCTATATCCTACAGACCAGGATAGCCTACTGCGATCGGTACCGACCCGGATGGTTCAATTCTAATTCGCAGAAGTCTGAGAAAATGTGGCTGCAGAAAGGAAAAAGGTAAGGACTCAACATTCAGTAAATCTACCTGTGTTTCTAAACGGTCCAAACTACTTAATGAGTACGTAGGATTCATGACGTTGGTTTATTCAACATGGCAAATGTGATACTTTATGATATCTAGAGCTAGTTTCCTACGGTGGCTTAGAATACATTCCAACGATAAGTAGCTGTAGTAACGTTAACTCTTGTTTATTGTTATATATCAGCTACTACATGGAGACATCACAAGCAGAGGGTGTAGGAGGTGCGTTTTACGAAGTGGCGGTGCGAAAGTTCAACACCCAGTACACGTCACACCAGACTGCCTCTGCGTGGATGGCGCAACAGAGGCTTGCAACGTCGGCAGCGGTTCGACGAGAAAAGCAGGTACTGTTTCTTCTAATTCCTGTATTCCATGTCTCATCTATTAAACTTCATGATGTTCTACATAACCATCAAGTTAGCCAAAAAGAGAGCAGGATTTGGTCACATGATGATCAGCCATTTTGTCCGCCAAACTTCGTTGGCACTGCTAAGGGGGGCGTAGCTTCTGGTACGGTCTATTGTGTACGGAAttacttatacatgtaaaagTGTAAGTCTACAGAGTTGGATACGTAAGTACACCGTCTTTGGGGATTCATCATGAGGCCGGTCGTCATGGTATCACCAATTCACGATACTTTTACCAAGAACTATTGCCTCTGTTCCTCAATTTCTTTCAAACCAACATCGTAAAAGAGTGACAAAGTGGCGAGACtggatgttgatttttttatttctttgtctATATCTATCTTATGTAGCAAGTGACACTGGATAACTGGGGCACGGTTTCGCCAGTGAAGCAGGTTCAGACCATCACCTTCGACGGTACATCCTTCCAGTTCAAACTCGGGTTGGATGGCGCCTCAACAGGTAACGCTACACATCAACAATCACTGCATGCGAGTCACAGAATTAAACCAGGAGACAGATTATATTTTAGTAACATATGTAACAACTTTTCTATTGCAGTTTGATGTCAATATAGCTAGCATTTGCTggcaatacacatgtatgtatatagtgGACAACGCTCACGTCTTCGCTACAGCTGTCTCTACGTTGATAAAACATGACTTAAGCAACAGCAATCTGGTCAATCCTCTACAGGTCTGCTCTCCAGTGCAAGTGACGTCCCTACTGCCGTTAAAATAGCACTGAACAAACTGCTGTCGGTTCAGCCCGATACAGTCGAGGTGACCAGGTCTAACACAGCTGATGGGTTCGAGCTTGCTGTGGAgttccagtcagccagaggTAAGTGATCGTTAGTTGCATCGTCATCATCACACGTTTCAGTTGCATCAACgatcagcaaaacatattagAGTTGTTGATCTGCAGCGCATGAACAAGTAATCTATGGGtatcaacatgaaaaagaaaaatgcaaaacatgcTAAATTTCAGACAATTTAGAACtcaaaatatacaatatatatacataatatacgaGTAATCTACAGGATGCATTTTGGTCTTCTTTGTCAAAATTGATTTGTATCAGACCAACTGAACCCTGGTCCACATACAATGTTTTCAAGCTATCGGTTGTTCCATAGAAGACAAATTTGTGACATAAATATGTCCGATTCACTTTTCCTTTAAAGGAAACTTCCCCTTGATTGAGGTCGAGATCTCCGGCGGTAACGCTACAGTTGCCGTCACCACGCCGGGGAAACCATCGCTGGACACCTTCACACTCGAACTAGACGGAGTGCCGTCTGATCCCATAGCCTTCGATGCAGACGCAGAAGATGTGAGTTTTTCAGAGctacaaaaaatatattttgaagtttgaaatgttGCAATACAACTTAATGTTTTACCCCAATAACCCATCTAGCAGTTCCAAGTGGACATGTTAATGGACATGAACAGAATACGCTTGAACCTAACGAATAAGCAAGTTCATAGttccaagtgcgcatgagtaCTGTGATTGACCTTAGACCTCAAtgcacatgcgcacttggaACTATTAATAGGCTTATTCGTTAAGCTCATGTGCATTCTGTGTTGTTGTAGTTAAAAGCAAGAAGGACAAACTTACTGAAAActaatttcaacatttttttctaggtGAAAGATGCAGTGCTGTCCACACTTGGTTCCCGCTGTCCCAGTGACATCGTATCTCCAAGCAACGGTATCAAAGGCTTCCTCCAAGACTACGAGGGGGAACTCTCGTACTCTCTGCACGGACAGAAAGTCACCGACGTGGAGGCGTTCTGTGGCCGGGCGTCGGAGAAGAACCCGGTCTACCTCTTCAGAGAGAACTTTGGTGTTGGGCAAATCCGTATGGATATGTACAGGAAGGTAAGCCTGCTGATTATGGTAAAAGTGCTATACTTTCCGGTAATCATCAAAGAAGCAACCACCCTTCTTGGAAGGAGTAGTAACAAGCCCTCGTGAGCTATGGCCAAAAACATAATACCTACACCCGCAATCTTTATCTACATTTGCACAAATAGTTTATTAAACCATGTGTCAGTTTACCATAATTGACGGAATCTAGAAGCTAAATGAGCAAGCCATTTTCAATACCACGCGTTTAGCGTGATTTCCAAAACCGTATTTTGCTGTCATTATTTAAAAAGTCATGTCAATATCATTTACATGCCTCCATATTTTCCTTCTCAGACCTGCTTCGCATACAAGGGAACATTAGGTCTGTCTGACAAAATCTGGGTGACGTTCTTGTTCACCGACAGTAACCGCGACCAGCAACATAAGGATAGACACTACTCCGTTGGACTTCAGAATGATGGGGAGTAAGTATTTGTTATGACCTTTTTTCATTTTGGTAAAGGGCGGAGGCATTATGATCGatctgaaaatatttttgaaaattgcaaAATCAGATTTCAGATGGAATTGGTTGGTGATAATTGAACGGAATATTTGTTAAAATTCCTTCAATTATTTCGCGAAAATCTGCATCTTCTACATTTTCCAGCCTCTTTTTAagtctttttgttttcttgtttgcaGGTGGCACTACACCTGCGTAGATCTCTACAGCCTGGTGTCCAGTGACGAGGTTACTCAGGGCGGCAGGAGCTTCATGCTGAAGGAGTTCGGCCTGGTGTGGGAGAACCAGGGAGCTCCTGTGTACCAGGACTCGGTCTTCATCGGGAGGGTCGAGACGGTGGACAACGCAGAAGGTAAGCGTAGTTCTGATGTAGGGTGAGCCGACTGGATACGTGATACGGGACCGTATCTGTCGACAATCCAGTTTTTTTCGGATCCTGTCGTATCTTAGGTTCCAGATAACCATGTCCGATGTTCAGATATGTCACGGATTCCTTGTCGTATTGGCCTGAATccaccaaaaacacacaaaaacctgctatacgtatctgtcaggatagTAGGCTATTTCGTGCAGTGTGGACATGCCTGGGTTTTCGTCCTTTCGCGTACTTAAGACTGATGCTTCGTCCTTAAGATTACGGCTGCAACTGTCttcaaaataaaactatatcGGTAGTATATACGTAAACAGAAAGTAATCAATGTAACAAGTTACGTGTATGATTATGGTAAGTTTCAtgtcattaaatgtcaatttgcCATCATGCAATCAGTGACTCTTACCAATGGACTAGCTACTGATCCCTGCTACAGATAGATCCCCCTGCTGAAGTGCTCGCACTGCTGTGTGACAGAAGGTCCAAAGAAACGGAGACGGGCGCCGCTCCTATGTTGTGGTGATGAACATATAGAGATCGGTAGTCTCTGTCATGGTGATTCCTAGACATGTTAATAATTCGTTATTTGACTCCATTATCAGAAATTACCGGCCTGAGGGTTCCGGGAGCTAGGCTCAACGGGATGTCTATCACGGACGTGCTGGTGGAGAAGGAAGAAAATTCAACTTCCTATGACATCACGTTCGTTCCACATGGATGTGACTATGGATTCCCTATCCTGGGTGTCAGGTCTGCGCAGGTGAGGCATGCGTCATTGTTTTCTATCTCAAACAATATATCTGGCCTCGCTTTGACtgttgcaactttttttttgtagaTATGTTCAGTTGGCTTTCCATAATTCACTTCTTCTTACATTCATGATACAAAGACACACGAACAAAACTAAGGGCTGGCCTTAACACACAGGTTTTACATTTAATTGCAATGACGTAGTGTTAGTATGACATCGTGACTGATTGGGCCGAGACATCAATGATTGGTCAAAATTGGTCCGCCGGTAGGTTTCAAGATGGCcgactcatgacgtcacaagtcaATATGGCGGTGCCCATTGGCTCTAGGGTACAACTGAATAGGATTTTTCTATCGCTACGTTATCGTAAAACCTGCAATCATATTATGGTGGTACATGTATCACGGCATCATAATGCAGCGTGATATAGTACACAGATTTTCAGTTGATATTCTTCCATACACATCTTATCTTTTCTTCTGTCAGCCTGACTCATACCCAAAATGTTTATAACTTCCCATTATTCCCACCCGTAGGTCTCGTCAGATACCATCAACGGCACAGTGTACACCTATGCGTCCACTAGCTCGGGGGTGACAGTAAAGCGCCTTTCCGCGGCCACCCCGCCCATAGGAGGAACCTTTGACGTGTCGTTCAAGAATAATGTCGTTCCAAGTAAGTCGTGAAATTCACGTCCAAGTACAGACACAATAGAGTAAACGAGACTACTGATAAATGCGTTAAAAACCCAGAATCTGATAGACATGTAGCATGCTAAAAAAagtgaactgtaatttccaacagaaTGCGGAAAGCGGGACCTAATCCCAGCAGCAGAAAGAACATTTATCTCCGGAGGCTTTGGATATTCCTTGGCCCTGTTGATACTGTCTTAACtaccaccgatagatctgcttggagattttagATTATGAAACATATATTATGACTCGTTGAGCAATGGTGTTTATGGCGCCCGTCTATATTCAGCAGTTCCCTGATAAGATCCAGTAGATTCCATAATGACAATTGTATTGAATAGAACTGAATAATTCTGCTTTTGATGGTGTACCCAACATAAACAAGGACGTAAGTAAAATGAGATGATGTTTCTTTTTCAGACGTTCCTTCCGACGTCTCGGCTTCTGCTTTCAAGAATCTCCTGGAACAAGTAGGCGGGACGGGGAAACTGACGGTGTCGCGGCAGGGCTCGTGTTCCGGGTACTCATGGGTCATAGACTGGACCTCCGTCGGCGGAGACCAACCGAAACTACAGGTTAGTCTTGATGACAAATATTTAATGACAAACCAACCAAAGTCTGAAAGTAATTTCCTCAGATTGATAGAagataggatatttggagttttcttttcacacaaccagAAAAGTCTTACCTACTGACGTTTCGGTgcctgtcagacaccttcctcggAGCTTCTTACTGGAGTACTGTTTCTCGCCACTATAAGTAGCTGAAGTAATCGAAACAGGTGAGACTTtgctggttgtgtaaaaagaagacCTATATCCTGAATGAAATGGTTTGTGAGATCCCCTAGGCCTTTTTCACTGAGCAGTGGATGATGGGggaggatgcggtcccaaacgtgatgAGGGGGCCTACAACAAGTTTAGTCACGTTTGGGGCCGCATCATTCCCACTGCAGCGCCAACTAGCATTTGGAACCATTCAGTGTTGTCTAGATGGGAAGGAGTCAAGTTGCGATCATTACAGATAAATGTGtgtaaaatgataatgatactgGTATTTAGTTTGTGACCTAATGCAAAATTGTTTTGGAAAATCCATCATTTCATTTGCTGTTGGTGTGCTTTTATTCAACCTTGCAAATTTCCCATTCGCTAACCCAACAGGTGAACACCAGTGGGCTGACGGGAGAAGACGTGTCCGCGACCGTAACGGAGTCCAGAGAGGGCGGTCTCTTCATCGCCCCCGTCACAGGAGACTTCCTCCGAACGGTACACGACAAACCGCAGGTACAGGTGACCATCAACGGCGTCCCGTCAGCCTGCGCGGGAAACTGTTCGTTCGAGTGGAACGCCGACAGCACACCAAGTATAACTGGAGTCACACCGTCAGAAGGTAGGAAAGGCCTCTAGAAGGAGTTTTGAATCTATCACTTGATTCTTTGCTAAAGACTTAGAGGTTATCAGATTCTGATATTGTAGTCCAATCTTACTGTACACAGAAACGTCCGAAGCAGTAATGAATTGTCGCCGTCCAAAGCTAGACGACAGAATAGACCATCCATACTTTTCAAATAAGACAAGAGGGTCCTACAAAGGCAAACAGTTTAATTCTTAAATCTGAACTTGATTGGCATATGGTCAACCTATTTGTTGTCTGTTTCCTACTGTTTTCTGTAGCAATGATTTAGAAATGTAGTTTTACAAAGATTATTTACAAAGATTGTTTACAAAGAAATTTTCTTTCTGTAAGGTTCTCTTCATGCTGGGACTTCCATCACCATTTCTGGAAGTGGATTTCTTCCCAGCACCGACAACAACACGGTAACGATCGGGGGTGTCGCCTGCGAGATCACGGCGGCAACCGAAGACGAGATCTCGTGTGACGTGCAGGAGAACTCGGGCGGCAGTCACGTGGTTACCGTGGAGGTTGATGGGAAGGGCTTGGCCAGCCACCCCAATGGGACCGTGATGTTTGCTTATACAGCTGATATTTCTAGTATCAGCCCAACTTCGGGGAGTCTTGGCGGTGAGTGCTAATTGTTTAGTTGGTGATTGGTATAAAATCACAGCTACGTTTCTCCATGACATCACATTGATTCCTTTGATGATTCCGAGGGACCGAATGACACATTATCTGTAGCCGACAGGATAATGAATGACGAAGAAGAATAAATTGATGACCTCCCCCATGTGTTTACGGTGACATATTGCCTGGCCTATAACCACCGActaaaccacagagtgagcgaagcgtTTTTAAATTATAGGTCGTTATGGCTATGGAACCAATAGGAATCAAAGCTTGCGATTTGTCAGCACAGCCTGGCTAAATGTTAATAAAATATTAATGGAGTTCTTTCTTATCTGTAGGAGGTATGCAGTTGACCATCAGTGGTCATGGCTTTGGACGAGACTATGTACCTTATGTGGGGGGTCAGCCATGTGCAGTGGTAGATATCACTTACACCGACATCAGCTGTACCACTCCCTCTGCCGTAAGTGGTCCAATCAAGGATATACTTTTCACTTAGACGTTTTAATCTAATCCATTGTAATTAGAGCTATCCAATCATTCTAATCATGGTCAAAATGTGCACACTTCAACTTTCATCATCTGTAATATACAAGCACTGTTGCTTCCCTAAATCGTTTAATGTATCATGTTAGACAAAATCCACTGATACGTTTTATAACAATAGCAATACATGTAGAAAGTCTCTAGTGTCTGGATGACGTATTACATAATACAAATGTGAATGCCTAATACGTCATCATGACACTGGCGACTCCTGGTGAGAGGACAACCGCTTTTTTATACATACAGTACAATCAGAAAAATGATCTTCAGAATGTATCATACATACAATAACTTACCGTTGTTCTGTTGTATTATAGTCTTTAGCAGGTACAGTTGCAGTCACAGTATACCAGGGTGTCAACCAAACCCTTACCAGTCCGACAGACTTTGAGTACGACGCCTCTGCAACTCCTACTATCACCGCTCTGAGCTCCAACCTCGCCACCGTCGACGGTACAAACAAACTATTTGATAACGTTTCCATAGCATCCCATTTGTCAATGGCTTTTAGATATGTACGATATCAATCGCATATCAGTTCAAAGTCATGACAAGCGCACTTTGAAATGTTGCGTTAACTTTTGAAGTATATAGTTTGTGATGCAATCGGAGGGGCTTAATGGCTGACGAGTCGTTAACTACGTTTATCTGGGCACAGGTGTAGCCAGTGAAAATGCTATTGTCGTCATAGTAACGTTTCCTATTTTCGACCTACAGGAGGTGATGTCGTTGTGATCTCCGGGACCAGTTTCGGGTCCGCAGCTTCATCCGATGACGCTGTGAAAATAGGAGACACCCCCGCAGAGATTCTGTCCTACAGCGACACAGAGGTCAATATCAGTCTTCCCGCGCTAGGTCCCGGATTGTATCCCGTCAGGCTTTTCGTGAATGGCAGTGGCTTTGCCGATGTCAAGTGAGTAGAAAgatcgtgttgttttctaaatctTGCAACTATAGCATCCTCGCCTGTCCATCTGCTAGTCATCCTACAGTATGTGACGGTGATATTGTTTATTCTTTCCGTAGGACACACAACATTTCGGCCATTCGGTATGCGCTCAAGGTCACCAACGTCGTCCCAAGTTCAGGGTCCTTCCTAGGAGGTACACGCGTCATCATCGCTGGGGAGGGCTTTAGTAACGACAACACGACCGTGACGTTTGGTGACCTCagttgtgacgtcacttccgtcAACTACACCCACATCGAGTGCGTCACTACCTCGTTGGCGAAAGTACACGAGGTCGACAACATGGGGACACATCCAAGTAAGACTggtttgatattttttgtgACGCATCAGGGCATGTGCCttctttatcattttgttaACACAGGGTATTACCGTTCACGTATGTCGACATTTCACATTATGTTGGGGCTCTTAAAGTGCTAGAAATGAAATGCACATTGTAATTGTCTTTATCTATATAACCCCACTCGAATATAGCCTACGGTCGAGGGTACGCCTGGAGCCATACGCCGCTGGACGTATATACTGGCGACACAGTACGCTGGCGATGGAACACGCCCGGTTCTGCTTCAGGTGTGGGTTACCTGGTGCAGCAGACAGCCAGCGCTAGCGACACGGAATACGACGGACAAGGATTCAGGAGTGGAACGACAAAAACACGATCAGGTTAGATATAAGTACAGTAATCTTTTTAGAAAACAATGACAATCATTTTCCCTCCATCGCACTTGTCAATTAACATTAAATGGCCATCCCTGGCGTGCTTACGGTGTCATAACGTCTGGCCAGTGACCAATAGTCCCGAATAAACCACCGAATCATCGGAGAGGAGCCTTAAAAGAAGTGCCTTTTCTTGAGAATAGACTACAAAAGTTCGTGTTTACttgaaatgtaacatttttcaatgACCATTCGCAGGTGTTTTCGAACACGTCTTCACCCGCGAAGGCCTGTACTTCTACTCCAGCGGACCTGTGGATCGGAATGGAAACGTGAAAATGAAGGGAGTCGTCAACGTGATAGCTAATCCTGGCAGTGTGCCACAGCTAAGTGTGTCCGTCAACGGACACGAGGCGGAATACGAAGTCAACTCAGGTTGGTTAGGATCTACCACTGTCGCTAACAACCACTGATCAAGTGAAGCTATTGTTAAACATTCAATAAATTTAAAAAGAGCTAATTTAGAACATTTGCGTATAAAATCTTTATACACAAATAATGTCAGACTACGGAAGAAAATACCATAGGTTTGATACACACAATGTGTTACCTGTATGATAAAGAAGATTCAATGAAAAGAAACACGCTAGATTTGATTGAAAAAGTTGTTTGGTACGTTGTTTGGTAAGTTGTTTGCTAAGGTGCATTCATATCTGTTAAAAAGGACCATATGTATTTGTCATATGTTTCCCAACAGGTGTTGCCGATCCAGTAGATGGGAACCCGTGTGCAGGTGAGACCAGTCAGATAACAGGATGCACATCTCCAGCCCCGCCGACGCCCTCAGGTGATGACgagttcttcttctccttcgaTCCCTGCCACACCCCTGAGATCACCTCCATCAGCCCCATATCTGGAACCatgaatgacgtcatcactgtCAATGCAACAGGACTCGGGTCAGACAGCTGTATGAACGAGGTCACGGTGGCAGGGTACCCGTGTACGTGTCAGCTGGTCACCGCGGACTCCATGTCCTGCACTATCGACCCCCAGGACGGCATGCCTGTCGCTACTTACAACCTTGTGGAGATGACTGTCAACAACAGAGGAGCCGCCCTCAACACGCTGCTGACCACGGAGGAGAGAAGCTTCGTCCTCCTGCCAAACGTCGACTCCATCTCGCCTGACGTGGGATCCATGGTGGGCGGCACCTTCGCCACGATCACAGGGTACGGCTTCACCTCCCCCGGTATAGAGGCGTCGGACATTGACATCAGGATCGGCGCGTTAAAATGCCCCATCACCGAACACACCTACAACCAGATCGTCTGCGAAACGGCGCCCATCAGCCAGAACAAACGGTCAGCAAACAGCGATATCGAGAGGGACATCAGCATCACCATGTCAACAGGTGGAGGACCAGTGAACTTCGCCTGCTCATCTGGCAACTGTACTTTTACCTACTCCGAGTCCGCCACGCCTACGGTTACAGATATCCAGCCTACTGAAGTATCTGGCGCCGTCACACAGCTTGTCATCAACGGCTCCCGCTTCGGAACCGATCCTGCCATGGTTTCAATTGCTGTTGATGGGAACGACGTCATGTGTAACATCACCACCATCTCGGACGAGTACATCAAATGTGACATCGGGCCTGTGAGGGTTGGAGTCAAGTCTTTCTCCGTACACGTACAAGGCAAAGGGACAGCAGATTCGTCTGTCTCGTCGGTAGAAAGCTTGGCTGTCATCGATGACGTAACACCGTCGGAGGGCAGCATCAACGGTGGCAACACAGTGACCATAACAGGAAATGGATTCGTCGTCGCCAACACGGCCGTTCTGATTGGTGGAGAGTC encodes the following:
- the LOC136426641 gene encoding fibrocystin-L-like, which gives rise to MAVSSRSTAASLVCLLVVVQGVLGQTPKVTSIGSHQGSRSGETQLYIYGQGFSTNQFNWGKGKEDAGNKVRMEHDSGTFSVDCAVEADMSNEHQIVCRTPSVEKDGTYYVRVTVDGVPIPVSEHCRYTYDWRCRFTFKGGRTPTVTTIDPISAPPGSFVTVRGTIFTTRYGSNVATSTNGKTVTLKRVYFGGQKCELRDFEADEMYGIQLDNNGNSNNGWFKCKLEGTYVGNVNASFILDEDYGRSSANDDTKRVSWNGGGRDLHMFQTYAEVLGVSPATGSLAGGTRITITGRFFDDTDAPPEVYVGGTPCAVQSMTDNTIECITQAAPDLSATSWPGNRGMQFEQWNNTHVLWHNIAGVTDYTSSMSGYWTKWISNFEFYDTHNQNNFVTRASGYFVPPEDGWYQFYIRSDDESILYMSNDAIKENKTRIAYCDRYRPGWFNSNSQKSEKMWLQKGKSYYMETSQAEGVGGAFYEVAVRKFNTQYTSHQTASAWMAQQRLATSAAVRREKQQVTLDNWGTVSPVKQVQTITFDGTSFQFKLGLDGASTGLLSSASDVPTAVKIALNKLLSVQPDTVEVTRSNTADGFELAVEFQSARGNFPLIEVEISGGNATVAVTTPGKPSLDTFTLELDGVPSDPIAFDADAEDVKDAVLSTLGSRCPSDIVSPSNGIKGFLQDYEGELSYSLHGQKVTDVEAFCGRASEKNPVYLFRENFGVGQIRMDMYRKTCFAYKGTLGLSDKIWVTFLFTDSNRDQQHKDRHYSVGLQNDGEWHYTCVDLYSLVSSDEVTQGGRSFMLKEFGLVWENQGAPVYQDSVFIGRVETVDNAEEITGLRVPGARLNGMSITDVLVEKEENSTSYDITFVPHGCDYGFPILGVRSAQVSSDTINGTVYTYASTSSGVTVKRLSAATPPIGGTFDVSFKNNVVPNVPSDVSASAFKNLLEQVGGTGKLTVSRQGSCSGYSWVIDWTSVGGDQPKLQVNTSGLTGEDVSATVTESREGGLFIAPVTGDFLRTVHDKPQVQVTINGVPSACAGNCSFEWNADSTPSITGVTPSEGSLHAGTSITISGSGFLPSTDNNTVTIGGVACEITAATEDEISCDVQENSGGSHVVTVEVDGKGLASHPNGTVMFAYTADISSISPTSGSLGGGMQLTISGHGFGRDYVPYVGGQPCAVVDITYTDISCTTPSASLAGTVAVTVYQGVNQTLTSPTDFEYDASATPTITALSSNLATVDGGDVVVISGTSFGSAASSDDAVKIGDTPAEILSYSDTEVNISLPALGPGLYPVRLFVNGSGFADVK